In one window of Bacteriovorax sp. BAL6_X DNA:
- a CDS encoding glycosyltransferase: MLVSVIIPTYNRANFLARAIDSVLKQSFQSFELIIVDDGSSDNTKAIVDSFSDERLKYIFQENRGVSAARNLGVIQSSGSYIAFLDSDDEWRENKLQHQLNLLESSKLRLCHTGEHWLRDGEVVKQRKAHQKVGGDMFIRSLKNCVISPSSVLMERSLFEEMGGFNEDFVVCEDYDLWLKITSLYEIGFIVEDLVIKHAGHDDQLSFKFFAMDYWRVKAMAWTKANRQLSQERIEALSQLCLKKCQYLIKGYEKYENYENYDEVRAIENYISN, translated from the coding sequence GTGTTAGTTAGTGTCATCATTCCTACATACAATCGGGCCAATTTCTTGGCCCGTGCAATTGACTCTGTTTTAAAACAAAGTTTTCAAAGTTTTGAGCTGATCATTGTTGATGATGGCTCTAGTGATAATACAAAAGCTATCGTCGATTCTTTTTCAGATGAGCGTCTTAAATATATCTTTCAAGAAAATCGGGGAGTCTCTGCAGCTCGTAACCTTGGCGTCATCCAATCATCTGGAAGCTATATTGCATTTCTTGACTCAGATGATGAGTGGAGAGAGAATAAACTTCAACATCAGCTAAATCTACTAGAAAGCTCTAAGCTACGTCTGTGCCATACAGGAGAGCATTGGCTAAGAGATGGTGAGGTTGTAAAACAAAGGAAAGCTCATCAGAAAGTTGGAGGGGATATGTTTATTCGCTCATTAAAAAACTGTGTGATCTCACCATCAAGTGTCTTAATGGAGCGTAGCTTATTTGAAGAGATGGGTGGCTTTAATGAAGATTTTGTTGTTTGTGAAGACTACGACCTTTGGCTTAAGATAACGTCTCTATATGAGATTGGTTTCATAGTTGAGGACCTTGTTATTAAGCATGCTGGACATGATGATCAATTGTCATTTAAATTCTTTGCGATGGACTACTGGAGAGTTAAGGCCATGGCCTGGACCAAGGCAAATCGCCAGCTTTCGCAAGAAAGAATAGAAGCGCTATCACAGCTTTGTTTAAAGAAGTGCCAATACCTTATTAAAGGGTATGAGAAATACGAGAATTATGAAAATTACGATGAAGTGAGAGCGATCGAAAATTACATCAGTAATTGA
- a CDS encoding glutathione S-transferase C-terminal domain-containing protein, translating to MNKVLISWAGNDEVESFSPYCATVNRILSFLNIDFKLKVVHVNSQIQGVPNKLSSLPAIIDGDKKILGIRNCINHFKELRGESDLFIFTRDQSMQVQLLQDWCINSLWASIVYFSYKDTSGLNAMKKKLVKQAKFVQDIDESADDIISSIKEVIVNRISEYEIFHKDQASALDYFDSQISHIDEILGTKNFIFGNEIKYIDILLYCHLNRILITGLPPANLIKQKYHRIIRWLQRVAAQTRSKDNIYPIHLEK from the coding sequence ATGAATAAAGTATTAATATCATGGGCCGGCAATGATGAAGTAGAATCTTTTTCTCCGTACTGTGCTACAGTCAATAGAATTCTCTCATTTTTAAATATCGACTTTAAATTAAAAGTAGTCCACGTTAATTCTCAAATCCAAGGTGTACCTAATAAACTGAGTAGTCTACCTGCTATCATCGATGGGGATAAGAAAATCCTAGGCATTAGGAATTGTATTAACCACTTCAAGGAGTTACGTGGAGAATCAGACCTCTTCATCTTTACTAGAGACCAGTCAATGCAGGTACAGCTACTACAGGACTGGTGTATTAACTCATTATGGGCAAGTATCGTTTATTTTTCTTATAAAGATACAAGCGGACTTAATGCAATGAAAAAGAAACTAGTAAAGCAGGCTAAATTCGTACAAGATATTGATGAGTCAGCTGATGATATTATTTCTTCTATCAAGGAGGTAATCGTCAATCGAATCTCTGAATATGAAATTTTTCATAAAGACCAAGCAAGTGCCCTAGATTATTTTGATTCACAAATTTCTCATATTGATGAAATACTCGGTACTAAGAATTTTATTTTTGGAAATGAAATTAAGTATATTGATATACTACTCTATTGCCATTTAAATCGAATTCTTATCACTGGACTACCTCCTGCGAATTTAATCAAACAAAAATATCATCGTATCATCAGGTGGCTTCAAAGAGTTGCTGCCCAAACTCGTTCGAAAGATAATATCTACCCAATACACCTAGAAAAGTAG
- a CDS encoding HAD-IG family 5'-nucleotidase gives MSVYVNRTLNMKKIKAIGFDMDYTLVRYKTEAFEKFVFELVLKKLVDVKNYPKEVTELKFDFNQVIQGLIIDRLRGNILQTNRYGKVKIAKHGTKPMDFHDQNEIYGNSIIDLNSDQYQSLDTNFSISNGAMFANLVDLKDQGMKLPDYETLSHDIKEVIDIAHSDNSLKGYVEEHLEDFIIKDPEVAKLLERFKRFGKKLILITNSEWTWTKRLMEYTINPFLKEHETWTDLFDISICLACKPRFFNVSNMFLEIQTDTGLMTNAEGTLEQNKVYQGGWAGKLQKDLGLEGEEILYLGDHIYGDVLTLKKTFNWRTALILDPLEAEIEAIRQSTPTQALIDAEMVQKEKLEHELNKLELLKHEDPEKYNKEDIGKIFGEIDKINSKISQHLETYRRFFNPHWGEMMRAGLEESRFADQVEKYACFYMAKITDLLEYTPRTYFRPKKRILAHEDSTML, from the coding sequence ATGTCAGTATACGTCAATAGAACATTGAATATGAAAAAGATCAAGGCCATTGGCTTTGATATGGACTACACATTAGTTCGCTATAAAACAGAAGCATTCGAAAAATTTGTTTTTGAATTAGTACTTAAAAAGTTAGTGGATGTAAAAAATTATCCAAAAGAAGTAACAGAATTAAAATTTGATTTTAACCAAGTTATTCAAGGTTTAATTATCGATCGTCTTCGTGGAAATATTCTACAAACAAATCGCTACGGAAAAGTGAAGATTGCCAAGCACGGTACAAAGCCAATGGACTTTCACGATCAAAATGAAATCTACGGAAATAGTATCATTGATCTAAACTCTGATCAGTATCAATCATTGGATACAAACTTCTCTATTTCAAATGGAGCAATGTTTGCAAATCTTGTTGATCTAAAAGACCAAGGAATGAAGCTTCCTGATTACGAAACACTCTCTCATGATATCAAAGAAGTTATTGATATCGCTCACTCTGACAACTCTCTTAAGGGATATGTTGAAGAGCATCTTGAAGACTTCATTATCAAAGATCCAGAAGTAGCAAAACTTCTTGAGAGATTTAAGCGTTTTGGAAAGAAGCTAATTCTTATTACAAATAGTGAATGGACATGGACGAAGAGATTAATGGAATACACAATTAATCCATTCTTAAAAGAACACGAGACTTGGACTGACCTATTTGATATTTCAATCTGTCTTGCGTGTAAGCCAAGATTTTTTAACGTAAGCAATATGTTTCTAGAAATCCAAACGGATACAGGTCTTATGACAAACGCCGAAGGGACACTTGAACAAAACAAGGTTTACCAAGGTGGATGGGCCGGTAAACTACAAAAAGACCTAGGCCTTGAAGGTGAAGAAATCCTTTATCTTGGAGACCATATTTACGGCGACGTTCTAACATTAAAGAAAACATTTAACTGGAGAACAGCACTAATTCTAGACCCACTTGAAGCAGAGATTGAAGCAATCAGACAGTCAACTCCGACACAAGCTCTTATTGATGCAGAGATGGTACAAAAAGAAAAACTAGAGCACGAATTAAATAAGCTTGAACTTCTCAAACATGAAGACCCTGAAAAATATAATAAAGAAGATATAGGTAAGATCTTTGGTGAGATTGATAAAATTAACTCAAAGATTTCACAACACCTGGAAACTTACCGTCGATTCTTTAATCCTCATTGGGGAGAGATGATGAGAGCAGGTCTTGAAGAATCACGCTTTGCTGATCAAGTTGAGAAGTATGCATGTTTCTATATGGCAAAGATCACGGATCTTCTAGAGTACACTCCACGTACTTACTTTAGGCCAAAGAAGAGAATCTTGGCCCACGAAGATTCAACTATGCTTTAA
- the rpmB gene encoding 50S ribosomal protein L28 produces the protein MARTCDLTGKRRLVGNKVSHAKNRTKMTQKPNLQTKRVFDPVTGETIKLRLSTRAIRTLDKVGSLSKFLKKYKHLWNA, from the coding sequence ATGGCACGTACATGTGATTTAACTGGAAAAAGAAGACTTGTTGGTAACAAAGTTTCTCACGCTAAAAATAGAACAAAAATGACTCAAAAACCAAACCTTCAAACGAAGAGAGTTTTTGATCCTGTAACAGGTGAAACAATCAAGCTTAGACTTTCAACTAGAGCAATCAGAACTCTAGATAAAGTTGGTTCACTTTCTAAGTTCCTTAAGAAGTACAAGCACCTTTGGAACGCTTAA
- a CDS encoding phosphorylase family protein, which produces MKNIAIIMAMDSEATPLLEKLGITDQDKKLDPNLPMKLYQTEFHGHKISIIISGECKHHKVQNVGTSPAVISTLLAIRELGAEMIINAGTAGGFRKRGAKVGDVYTVDTTVFHDRRIPIPGYESYGVYKTTHVIAQKYGKLLNLKTAIISTGNSLDMSAEDEKRIEASQAVLKDMEAGAIGWVVDQFNTPTLFLKSVTDIVDGEHPTEEEFFANLRLASDNLGKKLIELIEKI; this is translated from the coding sequence ATGAAGAATATTGCCATCATTATGGCCATGGACTCAGAAGCAACACCTCTTCTTGAGAAACTAGGTATCACAGACCAAGACAAGAAACTAGACCCAAACCTACCAATGAAGTTATATCAAACAGAGTTTCACGGGCACAAGATCTCAATTATCATTAGTGGTGAATGTAAGCACCACAAGGTACAAAATGTTGGTACTTCCCCTGCGGTTATCTCTACACTTCTAGCAATTAGAGAGTTAGGAGCAGAGATGATAATCAATGCTGGAACTGCTGGCGGTTTTAGAAAGCGCGGTGCAAAAGTTGGTGATGTCTATACGGTCGATACGACTGTATTTCATGATCGTAGAATCCCAATCCCAGGTTATGAAAGTTACGGAGTTTATAAGACAACTCACGTTATTGCTCAAAAATATGGAAAACTATTAAACTTAAAGACTGCAATTATTTCAACGGGAAATTCACTTGATATGAGTGCAGAAGATGAGAAACGAATTGAGGCAAGCCAAGCTGTACTAAAAGATATGGAAGCAGGAGCTATTGGCTGGGTAGTTGATCAATTTAATACTCCAACACTCTTTTTAAAGTCTGTGACAGACATAGTTGACGGAGAGCATCCAACAGAGGAAGAGTTCTTTGCCAATTTGAGATTAGCATCGGATAATTTAGGTAAGAAATTAATTGAGCTAATCGAAAAAATCTAA
- a CDS encoding saccharopine dehydrogenase, which translates to MTNRTIWLRHETKPFEQRSALTPQAALKLKELGHEVIIERSPNRIFKDEEFEAVGLKMMPTNSWINFAPANAFILGLKELDTHDFPLTHRHIHFAHVYKNQVGSKEMLDRFIQGDGKLYDLEYLTDSNGKRIAAFGKWAGFVGAALGLKNWICQQQGTDFNECAPLRSYSSQHDLINELCKELDELGSRPRVLVIGIKGRCGRGAKELLDAVGVEMAGWGRADTKVARPIKQILDYDILVNCTLNKKPAEPFLNLDILMNERNLSVISDVSCDPTGPCNPLPIYPDITTIDKPTFKVEKLNQLLEVTAIDHLPSLLPRESTEEYVEQLLPYLIDLLNGDIEGSPWENALETFYQKTIELGLEKRLVDGPQLLM; encoded by the coding sequence ATGACAAATAGGACGATCTGGCTTCGCCATGAAACTAAACCATTTGAGCAGCGTAGTGCTCTAACACCTCAAGCGGCCTTAAAACTAAAGGAGCTTGGTCATGAAGTAATTATTGAACGCTCACCAAACCGTATCTTTAAAGACGAAGAATTTGAGGCCGTTGGACTTAAGATGATGCCTACAAATTCATGGATAAACTTCGCACCAGCAAATGCTTTTATCCTTGGACTAAAAGAGCTTGATACTCACGACTTTCCTCTAACTCACCGTCATATTCACTTTGCTCACGTTTATAAAAATCAAGTAGGCTCAAAAGAAATGCTTGACCGTTTCATTCAAGGAGATGGAAAGCTATACGACCTTGAATACCTCACTGATAGCAATGGAAAAAGAATTGCTGCCTTTGGAAAGTGGGCCGGTTTTGTTGGAGCAGCTCTGGGACTTAAGAACTGGATCTGCCAGCAACAAGGAACTGATTTTAATGAATGTGCACCACTTCGCTCGTATTCATCTCAGCATGATCTTATAAACGAATTATGTAAAGAACTTGACGAACTTGGCTCAAGACCAAGAGTTCTAGTCATTGGAATTAAAGGACGTTGCGGACGTGGAGCAAAAGAGCTTCTAGATGCTGTTGGAGTCGAGATGGCCGGCTGGGGAAGGGCCGATACGAAAGTCGCTAGGCCAATAAAGCAGATTCTTGACTACGATATACTCGTTAATTGTACATTAAATAAAAAACCAGCAGAGCCATTTCTAAATTTAGATATACTAATGAATGAAAGAAATCTTTCTGTAATTTCTGATGTTAGCTGTGATCCTACTGGGCCATGTAATCCACTTCCTATATATCCAGATATTACAACGATCGATAAACCGACTTTCAAAGTTGAAAAATTAAATCAACTTCTCGAAGTTACGGCCATTGACCACTTACCTTCACTTCTTCCAAGAGAAAGTACAGAGGAGTATGTTGAGCAACTACTACCTTATCTAATTGATTTACTTAATGGTGATATTGAAGGCTCTCCATGGGAGAATGCTCTAGAAACTTTCTATCAAAAAACAATTGAACTAGGTTTAGAAAAGAGATTAGTCGATGGGCCTCAATTACTGATGTAA
- a CDS encoding bifunctional 2',3'-cyclic-nucleotide 2'-phosphodiesterase/3'-nucleotidase has protein sequence MKKILLLSLSLFVIVGCKEQTQVKLRVIETTDLHGYYKDYDYYKNEESKRFGLVKTATLIKKYAAQADNYTLIDNGDLLQGNPMADFVATHGKEGVHPAFKLMNHLKYDVGNIGNHEFNYGLEFLEASLKDAKFPYINANVYKDENGKPGQAYFKQYVILEKKVKDTKGLPHKIKIGYIGFVPPQIMIWDKNNLEGKVVARDIVEVAKELTAKMKNEGADVIIAIPHSGISTDEYKLYAEDSVYYLSRVPYIDAIAFGHTHALFPSKDYEGIQGIDAKKGTINGVAAVMPGKWGSHLGIIDLKLNFDGSKWHVIDGQSSVYSIYDKESDTSVKPDLELTEIIEDDHKRTVKLAGEKVGFSKEKFYSFLSLIQDDAVTQIISNAQIDYVKKAIQGDANLSGLPVLSAVAPFKTGGRKNDPNGYTTVEKGVLTLRNAADLYLYPNMLYALKLTGKEVRMWLECSAGMFAHIDPKYSKDQPLINWGNFRSYNFDMIDGLTYEINITKRRHYDENCKVLNKDSFRIENLKYQGKAVSDGQEFILATNSFRATGGKFPGAKKSNVVFTAPDSNRQVLINYIRKETNEKGFVDARPNENWRIKPVPNAEKLKVYFETSPSKKATRYIRENSKFKLNRIKELDDEGFAKYYIILN, from the coding sequence ATGAAAAAAATCTTATTACTTTCACTGTCTCTTTTTGTAATTGTAGGCTGTAAGGAACAAACACAAGTAAAACTTCGTGTTATTGAAACCACTGATCTTCATGGTTATTACAAAGACTACGATTATTATAAGAACGAAGAAAGTAAAAGATTTGGACTTGTAAAGACTGCGACACTTATTAAGAAGTATGCCGCACAAGCAGATAATTATACTTTAATTGATAATGGTGATCTCCTTCAGGGCAATCCTATGGCCGACTTTGTGGCCACGCATGGGAAAGAAGGAGTTCACCCTGCTTTTAAACTAATGAATCATCTTAAGTATGATGTTGGTAATATCGGAAACCATGAATTTAACTACGGCCTAGAATTTCTTGAGGCCTCTCTTAAAGATGCAAAATTTCCATATATTAATGCCAATGTCTATAAAGATGAAAATGGTAAACCAGGTCAAGCCTATTTCAAACAATACGTTATTTTAGAAAAGAAAGTGAAGGACACCAAAGGCCTTCCTCACAAGATTAAAATTGGCTATATTGGCTTTGTTCCGCCACAAATCATGATTTGGGATAAGAACAACCTTGAAGGAAAAGTCGTGGCCCGCGATATTGTTGAAGTCGCAAAAGAATTAACCGCCAAAATGAAAAACGAAGGTGCTGACGTCATTATTGCAATTCCTCACTCAGGTATTAGCACAGACGAATATAAGCTCTACGCGGAAGACTCTGTTTATTACTTAAGCCGTGTGCCTTATATTGATGCCATTGCCTTTGGCCATACACATGCCCTATTCCCTTCTAAAGACTATGAAGGTATCCAAGGTATTGATGCTAAGAAAGGAACAATTAATGGTGTGGCCGCAGTTATGCCTGGAAAATGGGGCTCTCATCTTGGTATTATAGATTTAAAACTAAATTTTGATGGAAGTAAATGGCATGTCATCGATGGCCAATCATCAGTTTATTCAATTTATGACAAAGAGTCAGACACTAGCGTAAAACCAGATCTAGAGCTAACTGAAATCATTGAAGATGACCACAAAAGAACAGTTAAATTGGCCGGCGAAAAAGTCGGATTCTCTAAAGAGAAGTTCTACAGCTTCCTATCACTAATTCAAGACGATGCAGTTACTCAAATTATCTCAAATGCACAAATTGATTATGTAAAAAAAGCAATCCAAGGTGATGCAAACCTTAGTGGCCTTCCAGTCTTATCGGCCGTTGCACCTTTTAAAACGGGAGGGAGAAAGAATGACCCTAATGGTTATACAACTGTAGAAAAGGGAGTTCTTACTTTAAGAAATGCCGCAGACCTATACCTCTACCCTAATATGCTCTATGCTCTTAAACTTACGGGTAAGGAAGTGAGGATGTGGCTTGAGTGTTCGGCGGGAATGTTCGCTCATATCGATCCTAAGTATAGTAAAGACCAGCCACTTATAAATTGGGGTAATTTTCGTTCGTATAACTTCGACATGATTGATGGCCTAACATACGAAATCAATATTACAAAAAGACGTCACTACGATGAAAACTGTAAGGTTTTAAACAAGGATTCATTTAGAATCGAGAATCTAAAGTATCAAGGTAAGGCCGTAAGTGATGGCCAAGAGTTTATTCTTGCTACAAATAGCTTTCGTGCAACAGGTGGAAAATTCCCGGGAGCTAAGAAGTCCAATGTAGTTTTCACCGCACCTGATAGTAATCGCCAAGTTCTTATAAACTACATTAGAAAAGAAACAAATGAGAAAGGCTTTGTGGATGCACGCCCAAATGAAAACTGGAGAATTAAACCAGTTCCAAACGCAGAAAAGCTAAAAGTTTATTTTGAAACATCACCTTCAAAGAAAGCAACAAGGTACATAAGAGAAAACTCGAAGTTTAAGCTTAATCGTATTAAAGAATTAGATGATGAAGGCTTTGCAAAGTACTATATTATCCTCAATTAG
- a CDS encoding aldo/keto reductase, translating to MKILDQFGQFAFGGASISGEGAGYGFGDISKEDSISLLQYAFDRGVKIFDTAPIYGFGESEKRIGEAFKNNREKVFIVSKSGVTWHENKRVDMTNDPVVTKKMIEQSLRDLNTDYIDLYMVHWPDEKVDIRKTLEVIAKAKHEGKIKHIGLCNTTPEEFKLASEIDKIEVIQSQFNFFEQDVKNDIFPIVKSEDISFMSWGTLDKGILTGRVTKDRKFDKSDCRSWAPWWKAMDKDSRYDIVARMQPALEEHGLSGLDFAIHFNLSHDELSTILCGARNHDQLDGVLNSLEKKVTKEMLEGIINSVS from the coding sequence ATGAAAATATTAGATCAATTTGGACAATTTGCATTTGGTGGCGCCAGCATCTCAGGAGAGGGCGCAGGTTATGGATTTGGTGATATTAGTAAAGAGGATTCAATTAGTCTTCTTCAGTACGCCTTTGATCGTGGAGTTAAGATCTTCGATACTGCACCTATTTACGGTTTTGGTGAGAGTGAAAAGAGAATTGGTGAAGCATTTAAGAATAACCGTGAAAAAGTTTTTATTGTCTCTAAGTCTGGTGTGACTTGGCATGAGAATAAACGCGTGGATATGACTAATGATCCAGTTGTCACTAAAAAAATGATTGAGCAGTCTCTTAGGGACTTAAATACAGACTATATTGATCTGTATATGGTTCACTGGCCTGATGAAAAAGTGGATATTAGAAAAACACTTGAGGTCATTGCGAAGGCCAAGCATGAAGGGAAAATTAAGCATATTGGATTATGTAATACAACACCTGAAGAGTTTAAGTTAGCTTCTGAAATTGATAAGATCGAAGTGATTCAATCTCAATTTAACTTCTTTGAACAAGACGTAAAAAATGACATCTTTCCAATTGTAAAAAGTGAAGACATAAGCTTCATGAGTTGGGGAACACTTGATAAGGGGATTCTTACTGGAAGAGTGACAAAAGATCGTAAGTTTGACAAAAGTGATTGCCGCTCATGGGCACCATGGTGGAAGGCCATGGATAAAGACAGTCGCTATGATATTGTTGCAAGAATGCAGCCGGCACTTGAAGAGCATGGGCTTAGCGGATTAGACTTTGCAATTCATTTTAATCTTTCTCATGATGAGCTAAGTACTATTCTTTGTGGTGCTAGAAATCATGATCAGCTAGATGGAGTTCTAAATTCTCTTGAAAAAAAGGTAACCAAAGAGATGCTGGAAGGTATCATTAATAGTGTTAGTTAG
- a CDS encoding radical SAM protein has product MKIEKIFIEDSIKDTLISSQLPLKFPKAQIEIISNYADIWGRVKKPYLQKRDSLNLFIARKQGQLIKEAPNAYGISGEPHYYFIHAYNCIYECDYCYLQGYFNTPDLVLFVNHQEIISEMQKLADKSDENMWFHAGEFSDSLALTHLTGELNFYHEFTKKNPHCYIELRTKSANIKELLKLAPLPNFITSFSLSPKNKIKSHDLKTPSLSARLKAIKRLYEAGHPIGIHFDPVIHSEDFESEYQELINELCEVIPLSKVEYISIGVVRFTKDVYSQVKKNYPQTTYFHSELTKGEDGKIRYPRPMRMWILGKIKDLCLRAGASEKSTYLCMEE; this is encoded by the coding sequence TTGAAAATAGAGAAGATCTTTATTGAAGACTCAATCAAGGATACCTTGATCTCAAGTCAGCTTCCTCTTAAGTTTCCAAAAGCACAAATTGAAATTATTTCTAACTATGCAGATATTTGGGGCAGAGTAAAAAAACCTTACTTACAAAAGAGAGACTCACTAAACCTCTTTATTGCTAGAAAGCAAGGCCAACTCATAAAAGAGGCCCCTAATGCTTACGGTATCTCCGGAGAGCCACACTACTATTTTATTCACGCGTACAATTGTATTTATGAGTGTGACTACTGCTATCTGCAAGGGTATTTCAATACTCCAGATCTAGTGCTCTTTGTAAATCATCAAGAGATTATTAGTGAAATGCAGAAGCTGGCAGATAAGTCGGATGAAAATATGTGGTTTCATGCGGGAGAATTTAGTGACTCTCTTGCCCTGACCCACCTTACTGGTGAGCTAAATTTCTATCACGAGTTTACGAAGAAAAATCCTCACTGCTATATTGAGCTAAGAACAAAATCCGCAAATATTAAAGAGCTTCTAAAGCTTGCACCACTGCCAAATTTTATTACATCATTTTCTCTTTCACCAAAGAATAAGATTAAGTCTCATGACCTTAAGACTCCGAGTCTCTCGGCCCGTCTTAAGGCCATTAAACGCCTTTATGAAGCTGGTCACCCTATTGGTATTCACTTTGATCCAGTGATTCACAGTGAGGATTTTGAGAGTGAATATCAAGAGCTAATTAATGAGTTATGTGAAGTCATCCCCTTAAGTAAAGTTGAGTATATTTCCATTGGTGTTGTACGCTTTACCAAAGATGTTTATTCACAAGTAAAGAAGAACTACCCACAAACAACTTACTTTCACTCTGAATTAACCAAGGGTGAAGACGGAAAAATTCGCTATCCAAGACCAATGAGAATGTGGATTTTGGGCAAGATAAAAGACCTCTGTCTAAGAGCAGGTGCATCTGAAAAGAGTACCTATCTCTGTATGGAAGAGTAG
- a CDS encoding histone deacetylase family protein → MKYHLEKSRLYYMEESLGSYTDYGIGVPLKDERVTKILKEFKNSPFLERRRLTHFFLSDLALVHERDFCARTKLDPTGLVLEAYELINDDGSYHRYEPTAATKPLSDFVNRALSHCEGTFLAACNALESGFSYHLGGGMHHAKSDGPGGFCMFNDIVIAIRKLQKEKGLGKCLVVDMDAHKGDGTAQIVANDESIDCVSIHMKDGWPLDNPDKTNSSYIPSTLDIPVTPEDNYLEKLKQIGIFVKDDYDLCIVVQGADVYEKDILESAKGIQLTLEECLERDNYMYELLESKGIPQAWVMAGGYGDEVYRVFQQFVQSKFKA, encoded by the coding sequence ATGAAATACCATCTAGAAAAAAGTCGACTCTATTACATGGAAGAGTCCCTTGGAAGCTATACTGATTACGGTATTGGTGTTCCTTTAAAAGATGAAAGAGTGACAAAAATTTTAAAAGAATTTAAGAATTCTCCTTTTCTTGAGAGAAGAAGATTAACTCATTTTTTCTTAAGCGACCTTGCTCTTGTTCATGAACGTGATTTCTGTGCACGTACAAAGCTTGATCCCACTGGACTTGTCCTTGAAGCCTATGAGCTTATTAATGATGATGGAAGTTACCATCGTTATGAACCAACGGCCGCAACAAAACCATTAAGTGATTTCGTCAATCGTGCTCTTTCTCATTGTGAAGGAACATTTCTTGCTGCTTGTAACGCTCTTGAATCTGGTTTTTCGTATCACTTAGGTGGAGGCATGCACCATGCAAAGAGTGATGGGCCAGGTGGCTTTTGTATGTTTAATGATATTGTAATTGCTATTAGAAAGCTTCAAAAAGAAAAAGGTTTAGGGAAGTGCCTTGTTGTGGATATGGATGCACACAAAGGTGATGGAACGGCACAAATTGTGGCCAATGATGAATCAATAGACTGTGTCTCAATTCATATGAAAGATGGTTGGCCTCTTGATAATCCTGACAAAACAAACTCTAGCTATATTCCAAGTACTCTTGATATTCCGGTAACACCCGAAGATAACTACCTAGAGAAGCTTAAGCAGATAGGAATCTTTGTTAAAGATGATTATGATCTTTGTATTGTCGTTCAAGGTGCGGATGTTTATGAAAAAGATATATTGGAAAGCGCGAAGGGAATTCAGTTAACTTTAGAAGAATGCCTTGAAAGAGATAATTATATGTATGAATTACTTGAGTCGAAAGGCATCCCCCAAGCATGGGTTATGGCCGGGGGATACGGTGATGAAGTCTACCGAGTCTTTCAACAATTTGTACAATCTAAATTTAAAGCATAG